A stretch of the Balneola vulgaris DSM 17893 genome encodes the following:
- a CDS encoding NifU family protein translates to MAKIKEIERTPNPDAMRFVLDEPLTNGVTRSFENSVEAEGDELASALFAIDSVINVYYVDKYVTVTQNGKAVWSELLRKLAPPIREAQPLTDIEEDSEVHVSKEAQESNDPRLIEINKMLDEQVRPYLLADGGGLKVLGLENNRLKVHYQGACGTCPTATTGTLYAIESMVKRVDPEIQVISV, encoded by the coding sequence ATGGCTAAAATTAAAGAAATCGAACGTACTCCAAATCCTGACGCAATGCGCTTTGTTTTGGATGAACCACTTACCAATGGGGTAACTCGTTCATTTGAAAATAGTGTAGAAGCTGAAGGTGATGAGCTTGCAAGTGCTTTATTTGCAATCGATAGCGTAATCAATGTTTACTATGTAGACAAATATGTTACCGTTACTCAAAACGGTAAAGCAGTTTGGTCGGAATTACTACGTAAACTCGCTCCTCCAATTCGTGAAGCACAACCACTTACAGATATTGAAGAAGATTCTGAAGTTCATGTAAGTAAAGAAGCTCAAGAGTCTAACGACCCTCGTTTAATCGAGATTAATAAAATGCTCGACGAACAGGTAAGACCATACCTACTAGCTGATGGTGGTGGATTGAAAGTATTAGGTCTTGAAAACAACCGTTTAAAAGTTCACTATCAAGGTGCATGTGGTACCTGCCCAACAGCAACAACAGGAACTTTATATGCTATTGAAAGCATGGTAAAGCGTGTTGACCCTGAAATTCAAGTGATCTCAGTATAG
- a CDS encoding aminotransferase class V-fold PLP-dependent enzyme, whose amino-acid sequence MSNTITDISSSINWDEIRNDFTVLNQSINGKPLVYLDNGASSQMPLSVSDRIDAYHKNEHANVHRGIHSLSQKATDAYEATRSIVRDFINAGSLEEVIFTTGTTDSINLVAQCYGRKFFQEGDEIIVSEMEHHANIVPWQMIAEERGATLKVIPMTDSGELDMDAYSSMLSDKTKMVAVVHISNVLGTVNPVEQIIKEAHKRDIPVLVDGAQAVPHSQVDVQALDTDFYTFSAHKMCGPTGFGVLYGKKDLLNNMPPYRGGGDMIDKVTFEKTTWNDLPFKFEAGTPPISAGVGFAAAIQYLSKIGMDNIAAREAELLLYATKAMSSIERLKIIGTAKNKASVISFLLDGIHPTDAGTILDQEGIAVRTGHHCAQPIMQHYDIPGTLRASISFYNNEEDIDRLVEGIKTVKEFFG is encoded by the coding sequence ATGAGTAATACCATCACCGACATATCATCAAGTATTAACTGGGACGAAATCCGTAACGATTTTACTGTATTAAATCAGTCTATCAACGGGAAACCACTAGTATACTTAGATAACGGTGCTTCAAGCCAGATGCCCCTCAGCGTAAGTGATCGAATTGATGCTTACCATAAAAACGAACATGCTAATGTTCACAGAGGTATCCATTCATTAAGCCAAAAAGCTACCGATGCTTATGAAGCTACGCGTTCAATTGTTCGTGATTTCATCAATGCAGGTAGTTTAGAAGAGGTTATTTTCACTACAGGAACAACCGATTCTATAAATTTAGTAGCACAGTGTTATGGCCGTAAATTCTTCCAAGAAGGGGATGAAATTATAGTTTCAGAAATGGAACACCATGCCAATATTGTGCCTTGGCAAATGATAGCTGAAGAAAGAGGAGCTACCCTTAAAGTCATACCAATGACTGATAGTGGTGAACTCGATATGGATGCATATTCCTCAATGCTTTCTGATAAGACAAAAATGGTAGCGGTTGTACATATCTCGAATGTACTAGGTACCGTTAATCCTGTTGAACAGATAATTAAAGAAGCTCATAAGCGAGATATTCCAGTACTTGTGGATGGCGCGCAAGCAGTACCTCACTCACAAGTTGATGTACAAGCTTTAGATACTGATTTTTATACCTTCTCAGCTCATAAAATGTGTGGACCTACAGGTTTCGGAGTATTGTATGGCAAAAAGGATCTATTAAACAATATGCCTCCATATCGTGGTGGTGGTGATATGATCGACAAGGTAACCTTCGAGAAAACGACTTGGAATGACCTTCCATTTAAGTTTGAAGCAGGTACACCACCTATTTCAGCCGGGGTTGGATTCGCAGCAGCAATTCAATATTTGTCAAAGATAGGAATGGATAATATTGCCGCGCGTGAAGCGGAACTCTTACTATATGCTACCAAAGCAATGAGTTCGATTGAAAGACTTAAAATTATAGGAACAGCTAAAAACAAAGCATCTGTAATATCTTTTTTACTGGATGGTATTCATCCAACCGATGCTGGCACCATTCTTGATCAAGAAGGGATCGCTGTTCGAACAGGTCATCATTGTGCTCAACCTATAATGCAGCATTATGACATACCAGGTACTTTGAGAGCCTCTATATCGTTCTATAACAATGAAGAGGACATCGATAGATTGGTTGAAGGAATTAAAACTGTAAAAGAATTTTTTGGATAA
- the sufD gene encoding Fe-S cluster assembly protein SufD: protein MSEVLQKETMLSYIDGAIESSSDAEAIKSINERGLKALNNTAFPTRKDEEWRFVDLKSITKNQFVSLENANAAELGDISDHYLPEAMQSRLVFVNGVYNAELSAVEGLPANVIVGNIAEHADNDALKQHLGTITNYEDDVFAPLNDANFNDGTFIYVPKETVVETPIHILNVFTDADKAFYATPRLLYVGEMFSKSTIIEEHIGLANNVYLNVPVTEFKMFTGSNVHHARIQRDSKEASHVSRPIAQLDKNAEYHSYTICLGAKLFRNDPRVIQDAEEVDFTVDGLVLIDGEQIADTHSIMDHRFAHATSHQLHKVVVNDSAHSIFNGKIFVAKDAQKIDSFQENRNLLLSVDGKVNTKPQLEIFADDVRCSHGATIGQLQDEEVFYLQSRGLTEQKSRELLVYAFALESVESMAVESVEKLLLDEVIKYTNRDNK from the coding sequence ATGAGTGAAGTATTACAGAAAGAAACTATGCTTTCTTACATCGATGGAGCTATCGAAAGTAGCAGCGATGCGGAAGCAATAAAATCGATTAATGAACGAGGATTAAAAGCATTAAATAATACTGCTTTTCCTACTCGAAAAGATGAAGAGTGGAGATTCGTAGATTTAAAATCTATTACAAAGAATCAGTTTGTAAGTCTAGAAAACGCGAATGCTGCTGAATTAGGTGATATCAGTGATCATTACCTACCTGAAGCAATGCAAAGTAGACTCGTTTTCGTGAACGGTGTATACAATGCTGAGTTGTCTGCTGTTGAAGGCTTACCTGCGAATGTAATTGTAGGTAATATTGCTGAACACGCTGATAATGATGCTTTAAAGCAACACTTAGGTACTATTACCAACTACGAAGATGATGTATTCGCTCCACTAAATGACGCGAATTTCAACGATGGTACCTTTATTTATGTACCAAAAGAAACCGTAGTAGAAACACCTATTCATATCTTGAATGTGTTTACTGACGCTGATAAAGCATTCTATGCAACACCACGTTTATTATACGTTGGTGAAATGTTCAGTAAGTCTACCATCATTGAAGAGCATATTGGCCTTGCAAACAATGTGTACTTAAATGTACCGGTAACTGAATTTAAGATGTTTACGGGTTCTAATGTACACCATGCAAGAATCCAGCGTGATAGCAAAGAAGCGTCTCACGTTTCTAGACCTATTGCACAATTAGACAAAAACGCTGAGTACCACTCATATACAATTTGTCTAGGCGCTAAACTTTTTAGAAATGATCCTCGAGTTATTCAGGATGCAGAAGAAGTTGATTTCACAGTAGATGGCTTAGTACTTATTGATGGCGAGCAAATAGCTGATACCCATTCAATCATGGATCACAGATTTGCACACGCTACAAGTCACCAGCTTCATAAAGTAGTAGTGAATGACAGTGCTCATTCTATTTTCAATGGAAAGATTTTTGTAGCTAAAGACGCTCAAAAAATTGATTCATTCCAGGAAAACAGAAACTTATTGCTTTCAGTAGATGGTAAAGTGAATACCAAGCCACAGTTAGAAATCTTTGCGGATGACGTACGTTGTTCACATGGTGCAACTATTGGTCAACTTCAGGACGAAGAAGTATTCTACTTACAAAGTCGTGGGTTAACTGAGCAAAAGTCACGTGAACTTCTTGTTTATGCATTCGCACTTGAAAGTGTAGAAAGCATGGCCGTGGAATCTGTAGAAAAATTACTTCTTGATGAAGTAATCAAGTACACAAACAGAGATAATAAATAA
- the sufC gene encoding Fe-S cluster assembly ATPase SufC — MLEIKNLHAKVEGEDIEILKGVNLKVNAGEIHAIMGPNGSGKSTLSKVVSGHPEYEITEGEILFEGEDITEMDADERAHLGLFLAFQYPVEVPGITNKTLLREAYNTIARANDRDELDPLEFEDYITSKLEVIEMKDEFLERSINTGFSGGEKKKNEIFQMAVLDPKLSFLDETDSGLDIDALKVVSDGVNKIASEENAIVMITHYQRLLNYIKPDHVHVMMAGRIIKSGDIKLAEELEANGYDQLEKELLLNGEAQ; from the coding sequence GTGTTAGAAATCAAGAACCTACACGCCAAAGTTGAAGGCGAAGACATTGAAATCCTTAAGGGCGTTAACCTCAAAGTAAATGCGGGTGAAATCCACGCAATCATGGGGCCTAATGGAAGTGGAAAAAGTACGCTCTCTAAAGTTGTGTCAGGTCACCCTGAGTATGAAATTACAGAAGGTGAAATCCTATTTGAAGGCGAAGATATCACTGAAATGGATGCTGACGAAAGAGCTCACCTTGGCTTATTCTTAGCTTTCCAATACCCGGTTGAAGTTCCAGGTATCACTAACAAAACTCTGCTTCGTGAAGCATACAATACTATTGCTCGCGCGAATGACAGAGATGAATTAGATCCATTAGAATTCGAAGATTACATCACTAGTAAATTAGAAGTAATCGAAATGAAGGATGAATTCTTAGAGCGTTCTATCAACACTGGTTTTTCTGGTGGTGAGAAGAAGAAGAATGAAATCTTCCAGATGGCAGTGCTAGATCCAAAATTATCTTTCTTAGACGAAACAGATTCTGGATTAGATATCGATGCTCTTAAAGTAGTATCTGATGGTGTAAATAAGATTGCTAGCGAAGAGAACGCAATTGTGATGATTACTCACTACCAGCGTTTACTTAACTACATCAAGCCTGATCATGTACATGTTATGATGGCCGGCCGTATCATCAAATCTGGTGATATCAAACTTGCTGAAGAACTAGAAGCAAACGGTTACGATCAACTAGAAAAGGAACTGTTACTAAATGGCGAGGCTCAGTAA
- the sufB gene encoding Fe-S cluster assembly protein SufB, producing the protein MSEETKALESMIGEEYKYGFTTDVEYEDFPKGISEDIIRELSARKEEPEWMTEFRLKSYRAWLEMDEPTWFNATYKKPDFENLLYYSAPKKKPQLDSMDDVDPNIRETYEKLGIPLEEQKMLAGVAVDAVFDSVSVFTSFKEKLAEAGVIFCSMSEAIKEHPELIKKYLGSVVPARDNFYSALNSAVFSDGSFCYIPKNTKCPMELSTYFRINNMESGQFERTLIVAEEGSSVSYLEGCTAPMYDENQLHAAVVELVALDNADIKYSTIQNWYSGDEDGKGGIYNFVTKRGICKGKNSKISWTQLETGSAVTLKYPSVILQGDNSVGEFYSVAVTTKRQQADTGTKMIHLGKNTRSTIISKGISAGRSNNSYRGEVKIGKKASNSRNYSVCDSMLIGQECGAHTFPYISSENPTSSVEHEATTSRVGEEQIFYLMQRGISEQDAISMIINGFVKDVLKELPLEFAVEANKLLDVKLEGSVG; encoded by the coding sequence ATGAGTGAAGAAACTAAGGCTTTAGAGTCGATGATCGGTGAAGAATACAAATATGGATTCACCACCGATGTTGAATACGAAGATTTTCCGAAAGGAATCAGTGAAGATATTATTCGTGAATTATCAGCTCGTAAAGAAGAACCAGAATGGATGACGGAATTCCGTCTCAAATCATACCGTGCTTGGCTTGAAATGGATGAGCCAACCTGGTTCAATGCCACATACAAAAAACCTGATTTCGAAAACCTTCTGTACTACTCGGCTCCAAAAAAGAAGCCACAATTAGACAGTATGGATGATGTTGATCCGAATATCCGTGAAACCTATGAAAAGCTTGGCATTCCTCTTGAGGAACAGAAAATGCTCGCAGGTGTTGCTGTAGACGCTGTATTCGATAGTGTTTCTGTATTTACATCATTCAAAGAAAAGTTAGCGGAAGCAGGTGTAATCTTTTGCTCTATGTCGGAAGCAATTAAAGAGCACCCTGAATTGATCAAGAAGTATCTAGGTTCTGTTGTACCTGCCCGTGATAACTTCTACTCAGCTTTAAACTCTGCTGTATTCTCAGATGGATCATTCTGTTATATCCCAAAGAATACAAAATGCCCAATGGAGCTTTCTACCTATTTCCGTATTAACAATATGGAATCAGGGCAGTTCGAGCGTACACTTATTGTTGCAGAAGAAGGATCAAGTGTAAGTTACTTAGAAGGTTGTACTGCTCCTATGTACGATGAGAACCAGCTTCACGCTGCCGTTGTAGAGTTAGTTGCTTTAGATAATGCGGATATCAAATACTCAACCATTCAGAACTGGTATTCAGGCGATGAAGATGGTAAAGGTGGTATCTATAACTTTGTAACCAAGCGTGGTATCTGTAAGGGTAAAAACTCTAAGATCTCTTGGACACAGTTAGAAACGGGATCTGCAGTAACTCTTAAGTACCCAAGTGTGATTCTTCAGGGTGATAACTCAGTTGGAGAATTTTACTCTGTAGCTGTTACTACGAAAAGACAGCAAGCAGATACCGGTACTAAGATGATTCACTTAGGGAAGAATACTCGTAGTACTATTATTTCAAAAGGTATTTCTGCCGGCCGTTCTAATAATAGCTACCGTGGTGAAGTGAAAATTGGTAAGAAAGCCAGCAACTCAAGAAACTATTCAGTGTGTGATTCAATGCTGATTGGCCAAGAGTGTGGCGCCCATACCTTCCCATATATCTCATCCGAAAACCCTACTAGTAGTGTAGAGCATGAAGCTACAACTTCAAGAGTAGGTGAGGAGCAAATCTTTTACTTAATGCAACGTGGTATTAGTGAACAAGATGCCATTTCCATGATTATCAATGGATTCGTAAAAGATGTATTGAAAGAGCTACCACTAGAATTTGCCGTGGAAGCGAATAAGCTACTAGATGTGAAGTTAGAAGGTAGCGTTGGTTAA
- the pta gene encoding phosphate acetyltransferase, whose translation MDIISKFRKLARKNKMRIVLPRASDERVLKAALHLTTEGLADVILIKDHELAAEIGGITMIDPKKDAHLKDYAKSFYERRKHKGLSLEEAEKIIQDPLYFAASMVAHDDADGCVAGSIATTGDVIKAAIHAIGLKADSKVVSSVFLMSFENGKVFTYGDCAVVPYPNEDQLASICVDSAYTHQTLIGNDPKVAMLSFSTKGSAKHDRVELVSNACKKAQNQAPNLHIDGELQFDAAFMDEIAKRKAPDSTVAGQANVYIFPNLDAGNIAYKITERLGHATATGPIIQGLAKPMMDLSRGCSWEDIVNTVCVCSILANSPS comes from the coding sequence ATGGATATCATCTCAAAATTTAGAAAATTAGCGCGCAAAAATAAGATGCGCATTGTATTACCTCGTGCATCAGACGAACGAGTACTTAAGGCAGCCCTTCACTTAACTACCGAAGGTTTAGCGGATGTAATACTCATCAAAGATCATGAGTTAGCAGCTGAGATAGGGGGGATTACAATGATTGATCCCAAAAAAGATGCTCACTTAAAAGACTACGCTAAATCTTTTTATGAGCGTAGAAAGCATAAAGGCCTTAGCCTTGAAGAAGCAGAAAAAATCATACAAGACCCTCTGTATTTTGCCGCTTCAATGGTTGCACATGATGATGCCGATGGTTGCGTAGCGGGTTCCATAGCAACAACTGGAGATGTTATAAAAGCCGCCATTCACGCTATTGGATTAAAAGCTGATTCAAAGGTAGTGTCTAGTGTGTTTTTAATGAGCTTTGAAAATGGGAAGGTCTTCACCTATGGCGATTGTGCAGTAGTACCATACCCTAATGAAGATCAACTTGCTAGTATCTGTGTAGACTCAGCATACACGCATCAGACACTTATTGGTAATGACCCAAAAGTGGCTATGCTGTCCTTCAGTACTAAAGGAAGTGCGAAACACGATCGAGTTGAACTTGTATCGAATGCTTGTAAAAAAGCCCAGAATCAAGCGCCTAATCTACATATTGATGGTGAACTTCAGTTTGATGCCGCATTTATGGATGAAATTGCGAAGCGTAAGGCTCCAGATTCAACCGTAGCTGGACAAGCCAATGTGTACATATTTCCAAATCTAGACGCTGGTAATATTGCTTACAAAATCACAGAACGCCTTGGCCATGCAACGGCAACGGGTCCTATTATTCAAGGATTAGCTAAACCAATGATGGATTTATCCAGAGGTTGTAGCTGGGAGGATATCGTAAATACGGTCTGTGTATGCTCTATTTTAGCGAATAGCCCTTCTTAA
- a CDS encoding EamA family transporter, whose product MMGYLFITLSAFFSISVAQILKLVEIKSLRVLNVLVINYLIAVVVSALSTDWSNIAEQKAFLPIILHSSFLGVLFIVNFLLYSKSIDKNGMGISITAMRMSLVFPILLSLWVYQEPFTLHLGIGILLTFVALILLIPRSKKGEKVQLKYMLLPVFLFFISGITDSGLKVFEQEFSIFFDEPKFLTALFFFAFLTGSVVLLARKQFNFRKKEWAFGTILGIVNLYSSYFILLALKEIPGSITFPVVNLSIMFIGTLIGVWMWKDNPQKRQWIGLFVASIAILLLVV is encoded by the coding sequence ATGATGGGTTATTTATTCATCACTTTAAGTGCTTTTTTTTCTATCAGTGTTGCGCAGATATTAAAATTAGTAGAAATAAAGTCACTGCGAGTGTTGAATGTACTCGTTATTAACTACCTAATTGCGGTTGTAGTGAGTGCGTTATCAACCGACTGGTCAAACATTGCTGAACAGAAAGCCTTTCTACCTATCATTTTACATTCTTCATTTTTGGGTGTGCTATTTATCGTAAACTTTCTGCTGTACAGTAAAAGCATCGACAAAAATGGAATGGGTATTAGCATCACTGCAATGCGCATGTCGTTAGTATTCCCCATTCTTTTAAGTCTGTGGGTATACCAAGAACCCTTTACTCTACATTTGGGGATAGGGATTCTACTTACTTTTGTAGCGTTAATCTTATTAATACCGCGATCTAAGAAAGGGGAGAAAGTTCAATTAAAATATATGCTGTTACCTGTTTTTCTCTTTTTTATATCAGGGATAACAGATTCAGGGTTAAAGGTATTTGAACAGGAATTTTCCATATTCTTTGATGAACCAAAGTTTCTAACCGCTCTTTTCTTCTTTGCTTTTTTAACAGGCAGTGTTGTATTGTTAGCCCGAAAACAATTTAACTTTAGAAAGAAAGAATGGGCATTTGGAACGATACTCGGTATCGTTAATCTATATTCATCTTACTTCATTCTATTAGCACTTAAAGAAATACCGGGGTCAATAACATTCCCTGTAGTCAACTTAAGCATCATGTTTATTGGAACATTGATTGGTGTATGGATGTGGAAAGATAACCCTCAAAAAAGACAATGGATTGGCTTATTTGTAGCCTCAATTGCAATTCTTTTATTAGTAGTATAG
- a CDS encoding caspase family protein: MSKSYIHITLLTVGLFLLLGCSSTTWIVESTAEVDRGDYKLLNSELFLQQTDQLSPEQPVIQIRLKSANTYEYVQRVKTDRYIQKYRPRAGYVAFGLASAGLAGYSALEFTDDDKVGQQVALLGAAVALTGVSFLNMKPVGEPQPTGESRLLRKTGSFVETDTLDANNSSVPNATYYIRYNDEFIIEPTQRELTDNILSINLAEEINPEIFEENENPEIALDISFQDSTYSYNLKVSDFFEPFVVVTNNITALRNEAEISSTNILTDLAKGSQLKLVSKQGDWYKVLYGISENWVSASDVEQIWRPSQFTQQLSVIAIPNVPFGSVDVERDIPRLSPDNRDRWGFIIANQNYKGDYPEKSFAHRDALLMERYMNNALGIVTNQTIKFLDVSGNQTARNGFNRLSTRMQKSNSELVVYLSGYAQIDPQTDRIYFLGTDTSDSTSALIDLNSLFDGLANLPANKLTVIADLDFTDQTEKAASLEVLAATITVKKPNALVVFASNVNQQSYIYSEPNGVQKRHSIFSYYIADAIKTGLTNWQDILSYVERNVAFTSRSLFNRPQDIQYFGSTTLDLID; this comes from the coding sequence ATGAGTAAATCATACATTCATATCACATTATTAACCGTTGGGTTATTTTTACTTTTAGGATGTTCATCAACTACATGGATCGTTGAAAGTACAGCCGAAGTAGACAGGGGAGATTATAAATTATTGAATTCGGAATTGTTTCTTCAGCAAACCGATCAACTATCTCCTGAACAGCCTGTTATTCAAATCAGGCTAAAGTCTGCCAACACCTATGAATATGTTCAGCGTGTTAAAACGGATCGATACATCCAAAAATATAGGCCTAGAGCAGGTTATGTAGCCTTTGGGTTAGCCAGTGCGGGTTTAGCTGGGTATTCAGCTCTAGAATTTACTGATGATGATAAAGTGGGCCAACAAGTAGCATTGTTAGGTGCTGCTGTAGCCTTAACAGGGGTCTCTTTTTTAAATATGAAACCGGTAGGCGAACCTCAGCCAACAGGAGAGAGTCGATTGCTTAGGAAAACGGGTTCCTTTGTTGAAACCGATACTTTGGATGCCAATAATAGCTCGGTTCCAAATGCCACTTATTACATTCGCTATAACGACGAATTTATTATTGAACCCACACAACGCGAATTAACAGATAACATTCTATCCATTAATTTAGCAGAAGAAATCAACCCTGAAATCTTCGAAGAAAATGAAAATCCAGAAATTGCTCTAGATATAAGTTTTCAAGACAGTACATATAGTTATAACCTCAAGGTCAGCGACTTTTTCGAACCTTTTGTTGTGGTAACTAATAACATAACGGCCTTGAGAAACGAAGCTGAAATTAGTTCCACTAACATCCTCACAGACCTAGCCAAGGGTAGCCAATTAAAGCTGGTATCAAAGCAAGGTGACTGGTATAAGGTTCTGTATGGTATTTCTGAAAATTGGGTATCAGCTAGTGATGTTGAACAAATTTGGCGTCCCTCTCAATTCACTCAACAACTGTCTGTTATCGCCATTCCTAATGTACCTTTCGGAAGTGTAGATGTGGAAAGGGACATCCCGCGTTTATCTCCTGATAATAGAGATCGGTGGGGTTTCATCATCGCAAACCAGAATTATAAAGGCGACTATCCAGAGAAATCTTTTGCGCATAGAGATGCACTATTAATGGAGCGATATATGAATAATGCCTTAGGTATTGTTACCAATCAAACCATTAAATTTTTGGATGTAAGCGGTAATCAAACGGCTAGAAACGGCTTTAATAGATTGAGTACTCGCATGCAGAAGTCGAATTCTGAATTAGTGGTTTACCTTTCGGGCTATGCTCAAATTGACCCTCAAACAGACCGCATATACTTCTTAGGTACTGATACTTCCGACTCAACAAGTGCACTCATTGATTTGAACTCTTTATTCGACGGCCTTGCCAATTTGCCAGCCAATAAATTAACGGTGATTGCAGATCTTGATTTCACAGATCAAACTGAAAAAGCAGCCTCCCTGGAAGTGCTAGCAGCAACTATCACTGTTAAAAAGCCAAATGCTTTGGTGGTTTTTGCTTCAAATGTAAATCAACAGTCTTATATATACTCTGAACCAAATGGGGTTCAGAAGCGGCATTCCATTTTTAGTTATTACATCGCTGATGCAATTAAAACAGGTCTTACCAACTGGCAAGATATTCTATCCTATGTGGAAAGAAATGTGGCTTTTACTTCCCGTAGCCTATTCAATAGGCCACAAGACATTCAGTATTTTGGTTCTACTACTCTTGATTTAATCGACTAA
- a CDS encoding acetate/propionate family kinase, with product MKVLVINCGSSSIKYQLIHSKEQETLCKGLVERIGAVTSIIKQEWKGEKAVKKSVALDNHAAALKMIMELLLEADNDHLKSLDEIEAVGHRVVHGGETFKDSVLIDQAVEDAIQEAFDIAPLHNPPNLQGIKAAKQHLPDVPHVAVFDTAFHQSIPSKAFLYGIPNRLYRRYKIRRYGFHGTSHYYVSRRYFKLTGKPKEGSKLITCHLGNGASIAAIKDGESIDTSMGFTPLEGLVMGTRSGDIDPSILFYLIEKEELSLANVHALLNKHSGLLGLSGYAADMRDLIEEAENGDKRCQEAIDVFCYRAKKYIGSYLASLNGADTIIFTGGIGENASLIRKKILDDLQGLGIELNEEKNQEGLFNEDISTEKSSANIYVIPTNEELVIAIDAAKIATAAKQTPWA from the coding sequence ATGAAAGTACTTGTTATCAATTGCGGAAGCTCTTCTATCAAATACCAACTGATTCATTCTAAAGAACAAGAAACTTTATGTAAAGGACTTGTTGAACGGATTGGTGCAGTAACATCCATTATCAAACAAGAATGGAAGGGAGAGAAGGCTGTAAAGAAGTCGGTTGCACTTGATAACCACGCAGCTGCACTCAAAATGATAATGGAATTGCTATTAGAAGCAGATAACGATCATTTGAAGTCATTAGATGAAATTGAGGCTGTAGGCCATAGGGTAGTTCATGGCGGCGAGACCTTCAAAGATTCTGTACTTATTGATCAAGCTGTAGAAGACGCCATCCAAGAAGCATTTGATATAGCTCCATTACATAACCCACCAAATTTGCAAGGAATCAAAGCAGCGAAGCAACATCTACCGGATGTTCCGCATGTTGCAGTTTTCGACACCGCATTTCATCAATCCATTCCATCGAAGGCATTTTTATACGGTATACCGAATAGATTATATAGAAGGTATAAAATTAGACGCTATGGCTTTCATGGCACCTCTCATTATTACGTTAGTAGGCGCTACTTCAAACTTACTGGGAAACCTAAAGAAGGCTCAAAGTTAATTACTTGCCATTTGGGGAATGGTGCATCTATAGCCGCTATTAAAGATGGGGAGTCTATTGATACCAGTATGGGTTTTACTCCGTTAGAAGGCTTAGTGATGGGTACACGATCAGGAGATATAGATCCGTCCATCTTATTTTACCTTATTGAAAAAGAAGAATTGTCACTAGCTAATGTGCATGCTCTATTGAATAAGCACAGCGGCTTGTTGGGTTTGAGTGGTTATGCAGCCGATATGCGTGATTTAATTGAAGAAGCTGAAAATGGCGATAAAAGATGCCAAGAAGCTATCGATGTATTTTGCTATCGCGCTAAAAAATACATTGGTTCCTATTTAGCTAGTTTGAATGGAGCCGATACGATTATTTTTACTGGCGGAATCGGTGAGAATGCCTCACTAATTCGGAAAAAAATATTAGATGATCTACAAGGACTAGGCATTGAATTGAATGAAGAAAAGAACCAAGAAGGTCTTTTTAACGAAGATATCAGCACAGAGAAATCATCTGCCAACATTTATGTAATTCCAACCAACGAAGAATTGGTAATCGCTATTGATGCGGCTAAAATTGCAACTGCTGCGAAGCAAACCCCATGGGCTTAA
- a CDS encoding NUDIX domain-containing protein has protein sequence MKKLIDVYPYRIEAGTISFLLLKRSEKKIYANQWRMIGGKVEDGEAYWQAAFRELKEEIHASPSLFWTVPSVNTFYEAKSDTIHHIPAFAAEINEDQMIRLDDEHTGFEWVNAADIDDYINWPEQKRLIRLIDTIISNQQILPEWIIEERLY, from the coding sequence ATGAAGAAACTTATAGATGTATATCCATACCGAATTGAAGCCGGAACCATTTCTTTTTTATTACTTAAACGATCTGAGAAGAAGATATATGCTAATCAATGGCGAATGATTGGCGGTAAAGTTGAAGATGGAGAGGCCTACTGGCAAGCAGCATTTCGTGAACTTAAAGAGGAGATACATGCATCTCCTTCTTTATTTTGGACGGTGCCTTCAGTAAATACATTTTATGAAGCTAAGTCTGATACCATTCATCATATTCCTGCTTTTGCAGCTGAAATAAATGAAGATCAGATGATTCGCCTAGACGATGAACATACTGGCTTTGAATGGGTGAATGCAGCAGATATAGATGATTATATCAATTGGCCCGAACAAAAAAGGCTAATTAGGCTAATAGATACTATTATATCTAACCAACAAATCCTACCCGAGTGGATTATAGAAGAACGCCTTTATTAA